In Manis pentadactyla isolate mManPen7 unplaced genomic scaffold, mManPen7.hap1 scaffold_584, whole genome shotgun sequence, the DNA window ggagtttgctttctggttgcttcttgtctttcccgagctgctagttcttgttttaaatctcttacttcatcctttaagttctgcacagagaccaatgaagattccatttcatcaagttcAGAAAATGACACTTGCACAGCAGAATCGGTCTTTTCACAGTCTGGAGTTTGTTTTctggttacttcttgtctttcccAAGCTGCTAGTTCGTGTTTTAAATCTCCtacttcatcctttaagttctTCACAGAGACCAACgaagattccatttcatcaagttcTCTTTCAAAATACGCATTTCTTTCAAGGGTCTGATTTAGCCTTTGTTCAGACTCTTCCAGTGAAACTACTGCTGCCCTTTGTGCACGCTCCAGGCCATCATTGGTTTGCTCCAGCTCTCTCACGTACTTCTGGAACTGCTCCTTAATGGCGCGAGTCTGATTTAAATCATCCTCTAATGCTGTGACCTGCTTGTAGCTTTTTGCATACTGATGTTCTAGCTTCTCCTTTAATGCCTCCACTTCATATTTCAGCCTTTGGTTATCAGCTTGCAAGTCTCTCTTACTTTGTTCAGCCAGTTGGATATCAGCTTGCAAGTCTCTCTTACTTTGTTCAGCCAGTACTAACTGTGCCTCCAACTCTGCTTCTAATTCTCTGCTTGTTTTGTGGAATTCAAGTAGCTCATCCCAAGTTTCCTGGAAGCTTTGTTTATACTTGAAGGAAAGTTCCTTCCAGAAAGCAGTTTTCTCCTCTACACTAGAAAAATATGGTTTATCTTCAACGTCCATAGTCAAGAGAGTCTCCAACGTGTCAAAAGGGCACGTCCAGTGCCTCTCGGCAGAGGTCTCCACTCCACTGGCCCAGCGAGGGCCGCCCAGCCGCTCAGCAACTGCTCTCCTCTCCGCAGTTCCAAGCTCTGAGCTCCACTCCGCGCACTCAGCGTCCAGCTACTCACCAGCGCGTCAGGGGTTGCCCGGGAGACATTCTGTGATGCAAGGGGTGGGGTTCAGAGCATGCGCACTAGTGCGAGGGCAGCCAGGGCGGGGCTGTGGCGGGGACGGCGTCACAGGGGGCGGGGTCAGGCCCGCAGAGATTACATCCGTCTGACAGAGGCCTTGTGCACAAGCGCTCCCAAGCACCGTGACGGGCGGGTTTGGGCATGGAAGGTTTCCCTGCACACTTTGCCACTCGGGAATGTGGTGCCACTGTGGATAAAAGTCGGCTTTCAAATTCCTTCAAGTGTTTCAGTGTTCTTGTTCACATAAGATGAATCTCGTGGGAGATTTCCCGTCCAAGTCCGTCCCCAACCTCCGCATAGAGTATAAGCGGTGTTCAAGCGCCCCCATCACTCTCTCACAAATACCTGTGTGATTTATAGCAGGTCCACtagctgaacttttttttttcttctgcatgttatttatttataatttttttaaagtaaggtattattgatatacactcttgtgaaggtttcacatgaaaaacaatgtggttgcttcattcacccatattatccaggCTCCCtcttaccccattgcagtcactgtccatcagtgtagtaagatgccacagagtcactacttgtcttttctgtgctatgctgtcttccccatgatcaccCCCACACCATAAGTAATAATCATAATACCtttcaatacccttctccctccctctccacaggTCCttcacacccttcccctttgctAACTGATAGtctcttggagtttgtgagtctgctgctgttttgttccttcagttttgctttgttgttatacaccgcaaatgagggaaatcatttggtacttgtctttctctgcctggcttattttactgagaaaaataccctggagctccattcatgctgttgcaaatggtaggatctgtttctttcttatggctgagtaatatttcactgtgtatatgtaccacatcttctttatccaatcatctaccaatggacacttgtgttgcttctatatcttggctatgtaaatagtgctacagtaaacataggggtgcgtatctctttttgaatctgagaacttgtattagaatggaattcctgggtcaaatgatatttctatttttagtttatgaggaacctacatattgctttccacaatggttgaactagttcacattcttgccagcagtgtaggagggtttccctttctctgcatccacaccagcattttttgttcttcatttttttgatgCGAACTGGTGTGaagcgatatctcattgtggttttaatttccatttctctgataattagcgatgtgcagTGTATtttcatgttggccatctgaatttcttctttggagaagtgtctgttcatttcttctgcccagtttttaattgggctatttgctttttggttgttgaggcatgtgaatttttatacattttgaatgttaaccccttgttggatatgtcgttcacaaatacattctcccatactgtaggatgcctttttgttctgctgatggtgtcctttgctgcacagaagcttttcagcttaatatagtcccacttattcatttttgctgttgttttccttgcccggggagatattttcaagaagaggtcactcatgtttatgtctaagaggtttttgcctatgttttcttccaagagtttaatggtttcatgacttacattcaggtctttgatccattttgagtttacttttgtatatggggttagacagtggtccagtttcattctcctacatgtagctgtccagttttgccagcaccatctgttgaagggactgtcacatcgccattgtatgtccatggctcctttatcaaatattaattgaccatatatgtctgggttaatgtctggattctctagtctgttccattggtctgtggctctgctcttgtgccagtaccaaattgtcttgactactatggctttatagtagagcttgaagttggggggtgagatcccccctactttattcttctttctcaggatttctttcgctattcggggtctttggtgcttccatatgaatttttgaattatttgttccagttcattgaagaatgttactggtagtttcatagggattgcatcaaatctgtatattgctttgggcaggatggccattttgacgatattaattcttcctagccacgagcatgggatgagtttccatctgttagtgtcccctttaacttttcttaagagtgagttgtagttttcagagtgtaagtctttcacttccttggataggtttcttcctaggtattttattttttttgatgcaattgtgaatggagttgttttcctgatttctctttctgttggttcattgttggtgtataggaaagccacagatttctgtgtgttgattttgtatcctgcaactttgctgtattctgatatcagtcctagtagttttggggtggagtctttagggttttttatgtacagtatcatgtcatctgcaaatagtgacagtttaacttcttctttaccaatctggattccttgtatttctttgttttgtctgattgccgtggctagaacctcttgtactatgctaaataacactggacagagtgggcatccctgtccagttcccgatctcagaggaaatgctttcagcttctctctgttcagtataatgttggctgtgggtttatcatagatggcctttattatgttgaggtacttgccctctattcccattttgctgagagtttttatcacgaatggatgatggatgttgaactttgtcaaatgctttttcagcatctatggagataatcatgtggtttttgtctttctttttgttgatgtggtggatgatgttgatggactttcgaatgttgtaccatccttgcatccctgggatgaatcccacttgatcatggtgtatgatccttttgatgtattt includes these proteins:
- the LOC118929280 gene encoding nuclear distribution protein nudE-like 1, with translation MDVEDKPYFSSVEEKTAFWKELSFKYKQSFQETWDELLEFHKTSRELEAELEAQLVLAEQSKRDLQADIQLAEQSKRDLQADNQRLKYEVEALKEKLEHQYAKSYKQVTALEDDLNQTRAIKEQFQKYVRELEQTNDGLERAQRAAVVSLEESEQRLNQTLERNAYFERELDEMESSLVSVKNLKDEVGDLKHELAAWERQEVTRKQTPDCEKTDSAVQGPLPGSRAALPGNSVSLPSAPAPLPRDWIPRARTHPATSWGGAGINDQPRRARSRVSAAPRHALRAPPTPGPPALPARRLQREAQRASGLGDGGAEQSGRAGLAGDITREDTPALGAAFAKRPSIRPCAAVRSRSGSSPAGTEPGTAERQDPKSRESGGLEGGRTRADDSVKLSPARCLLSLLPALVLSTR